The Juglans regia cultivar Chandler chromosome 6, Walnut 2.0, whole genome shotgun sequence genome contains the following window.
GGTAAGGGGGGAGGGATCGTATCCGGTCACCCAATCAAACCGATTCCATCAACCGTGTAATTAAAAAGGATAGGTTTGGGgggtaagatgagaattttgtgttttgttttgaagtttaaaatattaaattttaatattattattattttgagatttgaaaaatatgtattgaaatttaaaaaagttaaattgtttattatattttgtatgaggatttgaaaaatgtgtaatgatgagatgataattttgtgttttgtttaagcccccaaacctgccctgaATCTCTGCAAATCAGCTATTttcggttgtgtttggatgttgaagtgagttgagttgagatgataaaatattgttagaatattattttttaatattattatcattttaagatttgaaaaagttgaattgtttattatattttatattagaatttaaaaaaattgtaatgatgagttgagatgagttgagagatgtttagtaaccaaaaaaattgtttattatattttgaaaaagtctCCTTCGCATTACGCGACCATTGAATTATCAGTCTCTCTATCGCTGTGTTCTCCGCAACTCCACGAGTCGCGCTAGAGCAATGTCGTCcgcctcttcttcttcatccgcGACCGAGGCCGAAACTCTTCGGCGCAGCCGAATTCTCAAAAGCAAGCTATACTTGGACGTTCCTCTCTCCAAGGTAAACCTATAaggctgtgtgtgtgtgtgtgtacgcgtcatatggaatttttttgtttgttttttaattaagtgtTTTGATCAATCAGGTTCCTGTTATTTACTCGGCGTCGTACGATATAGCGTTTCTTGGCATAGAGGAGCTGTAAGAactttgattttcatttttcttatactcTTTGCTGTATTCTGAGGGTTGTTAAGTATTTTATGCTTGCTTAATTAGGCTTCTTCAAGTCACCACTTCATATATTTGATTCCAAGTTTAAAAAGTGGGTTATTTTCTCAGTGGTGAAACGCGATTTGGTTCATTTTAGTTTCAATTCCTGTTTGTATGAATAGTACCGAACTTCAATCTATTGGACTTGTTTACAGATTACTATTTCTCGAGGCAAAAATGGCATTTGTGAACTCTTGGAATTGCTAAAGCCTGtagttaattaaaaacattttgtaATTGAAAGTATCGATCTTTCAAGGATCGTGTTACCAAGTTGCTCACTCCTTTAATCTTGCGGAGATTAACTACCAGCCTTACGAAAAAGAACTAGCTGTTTTATATGTTAGGCTCTGTTAGGGATGGCAATAAATAATGTTGATTTGCCGTGCAATAGATGGGAAATCAAATCATGATATTTTATCCTAGGAAAAAGCCATgctattttaaatatatgactATTTTACGCAAAAACCTTTTCGTCCATGAACAGCAGGTTCTCTTGTTATGATCTATGTGTAATACCACGTGCTATCTTAATACTTTTATGAGTAAGAGTACATTGgttctttatatattatatttttaaataggtcTATTAGTTGTGGCCCTAAAAGTAGAAATAGTATGCCATGATTTTTTGCATGCCTTGCGTGATTAGAGTGATGACCTCTGTTGGCCCCTGAAAGAGTAAAAGTTTCTGTTGAGTGTTGGGCTGGATGTGAGTTGGTAGTTATAATCCTGGCCTTGATTAAATATGGAATTATGTAGGCACCCATTTGATTCATCTAAATGGGGTCGTGTATGTCGATTCCTCATCTCTGATGGTGCTCTGGGCAAATATTGTATCATTGAGCCTCTGGAAGCTTCAAACGAGGATCTCCTTGTGGTAATCTCCATCttagcattggcattggattcggacctatcaaataatctaaaactatgtgattttttattctatttcatatTCTTTTAGACTAATGTTACGTGTGTGCAAAATGCGTAAAGAGCAGTCATTGCGATAATGTATTAATGTAAGATGAGTGCATGCTTCGCTTTCTGTATCCATATACTAGTTGATAAGTGATTTGTTGAACAGGTACATTCAGAATCATACTTGAAAAGTCTAAAAAATAGTGCAAATGTCGCCAGTATAGTTGAGGTAATTTGTGGAACTCCATGCACCTCCAATTTATTAGCTGAAAATGCTTTCTTAGAATACTTTTTTAGAAAGTATTGAATATCATATGCTTTTCCTGAATTTactgaaaaaaaatgtttcttttgGAGGCAGCTCCATAAAGTCATGAACCTATTAAAACACTAATGCATAGGTATGGTGCTATGTGAAAGACTACAAAATAGTTTTGGTAGTGGGTGCTTTCTTATGGTTTATTGGTTTATGCTAGGTTTTGGTGGTTGCATACTGTGTTTATATGTGTTAAGATTGTAGACTAATCTGAAATCCTATTCTATAGGTCCCTCCTGTTGCTCTATTTCCCAACTCTCTAGTGCAGGAGAAAGTTCTTTACCCGTTTCGCAATCAGGTAAAGTCATCATCCGCTTTGGATATAATTGTcagaatttatttctttattttgccTGCAGCATAGGGTTATGTAGATCATGTTTACTGCAGGTGGGAGGGACTATTTTGGCAGCAAAGCTTGCAAAAGAGCGTGGGTGGGCTGTCAATGTAGGAGGAGGGTTTCATCACTGCTCTGGGGAAAAAGGAGGTGGATTTTGTGCTTATGCAGACATTTCTCTTTGCATCCACTATGCCTTTGTACGGTTAAATATATCAAGGTACCAGGAATTTCCATTCAGACTAAATAGATGCAGCCCTTGTGATTATAAGTTGGGGACTTTAAATTAGAGTCTGAGAAttggatatatatttcttgtcTGCAAATTTTACAGGGTGATGATAATTGATCTTGACGCACACCAAGGAAATGGCCATGAACTGGATTTTGCTGATGACAGTATGCTACTTATTTTTCCAAGCTTGGTTTTATATTTCACTCGCTTATTTGATATCAATGATGGGATTTTTACTAACAGGACGAGTCTATACACTGGACATGTACAACCCTGGAATATATCCATTTGTAAGCTGCCTGCTCTAGTTCTTATTCTTATATCTTTTGCTTACTTGTAAGGTGCCAGCTATCCTGCTGGAATGGTTTTTTGGAATTGTTTGAGGGTAGAGAGAAATCATGAATTCTATCATTGAGTAGTGCatggttgtattttttttttatttaatattcttgtttGTCAGGATTATGAAGCACGAAGATACATTGATCAGAAGGTTGAAGTAATGGTAAGCGGTTAATATCTCAATGTAGACTTAGATTGTAGTAGTTTTTGTCCTGAAACTACTATAATGGTTCATTTTTCCTGCTGACAACAGAGTGGAACCACAACCGATGAATACTTGAAGAAATTGGATGAGGCACTTAAGGTATATACTTGTTCCTTCTCCTGTCTCGAGCATGCCTATCGTTGATTTCCTCTTTTTCCTGCAAGATCCTCGATTGGATATAAAGCTCGGCCTATTCCATATTCCCCCCAAACacaaaacagagaaaaagaaaagaaaaagtgaacaATTAATTTTCATGGCTTTGAGGTTTAATCTGTGAACAATTCTCATGgcattgaaaaagaaagtgatGAAACCATGTGCATGAAAATTCAGCTTTAAGTTGCAATTAATTTATCCACTGTATTTCTTGCATCTTTGAGAACTCTTGTATGTGAATATTAGGTTGCTGCGAGTATGTTTGATCCTGAGTTAGTGGTTTACAATGCTGGAACTGATATTCTTGATGGAGATCCACTAGGCAGGTTGAAGGTAATTTTGGTTGGACATGTTTGGCTTGCGATAAAGTGATAGTTCTCtatttgcctttccttttcccctagtatttatttatttgtgttaAAAACAGGAATAGTTATTCACCGTATAAAAAGCACAGAAGTTGTTTCCTCTCTGTTTTCcaatttatgtttttatgtttgcTTTATTTTGCAGATCAGTTCTGATGGGATTGCCAATAGAGATGAGAAAGTTTTTAGGTTCGCTCGTGAGCGGACCATACCTATTGTCATGCTCACatcaggttctctctctctctctccctttctctctcattgCATAGAAGGAAGAGCGACTCATTTCAGCAATGGCCATCTCTTTATTTTAGTCATACTGCCTATATGTTTCTCTGTCTGGGAGACCACATTTCAGACATCTTGATTATGCCCTTCGCCCACAAAGTATCTAAAACTTCTTTCACCAAAAAGCATCTCAAAGCTCCTGATCATTGTAACTCTGGTACGTTTATAACtattaacaaatataaattggaaaaaatgtaTTGAAACTAATatgttgagaaaaaaagaaatgatcatATAAGCGGATCCTGGATATTGCTTCCATGTTTCTTATGGAAAAAACATGTTAGCCTCGATCACGcgcacttaaatataaaaatgaaagagaatcTTAGGAGACCCTTGCAAAAGAGATTGTGTAAATCCCGAATGAGCAGCAATTCTTCCATTTACGGAGCCTTTAGAACCTCTCATTGCATAGGTATTGTCTTTGGCCTTTGGTTTTTCCATGTTGCATCACCCCATGGATTATTGACAAAGATTGCAGACGTACAGCATTCTGCTAACTCCTCTGTGTTGTGATTTAGAATAGGgaaaaaaggtaaaatggtTGGAAATGTTATGTATGTGACCTTGCATGTTGCAGGTGGTTACATGAAGTCAAGTGCCAGAGTTATAGCAGATTCCATGATCAACCTGTCAAAGAAATGCCTGATAGATATGGGTAAGAATGCCACGTAAAGTTGTTCATGATCGTTCTCTGCCAGAAGATAGGAGGTTGGATTTCCATCAACAGATCTATGGTATGGGTTTGAAACGAGTTTTTTAAGCTGATCACCAAACTTATGgttgtaaattattattatatggttCTTCCtccctccccctttccctctttttctttttttaaaaaaagaaagaaactatAGTCAAAAGAGAATGTGAACATGTATATTGAAATGGTAAATATGTGTGTTGTAAGCATTGCATTTCCTGCATCTGAATTCAGTTCTGAAAACACTCCTCTCGATGGTTTCATGTTGAAAAAACATATTTGGTTGTTGCTTCCATAGATTCAGTTCCGACTTCTGAGTGACTCTAAACTCTCAGCTCTCTTTAGCTTCTTTGGATTCTTTCTTGTTGATGGAGGCCTTGTTCCCGATTGCTTGGGGTACCAATATTTCGTTTCTTCTTAGATAGAGTAACAGCTGTCTGACAACGAGGGGTGTGTCGTTTTGCATGGGGACCCAGAAATGGTTCGGTTTTCAACACATTGATTAACTTAATTACatcttaatgattttattttattaaaattacttaGCCCCTATGATATTTTGCACCATTAAACTAAACTAGTAACGAGAGTTACAAGTTTCAAATGCACATATTTTGTATAAGCTTTTTgcaaaagagtaatgttacgtaaAATCATGAAGTATGCAAACgccgtgcaatcgttttgaaaaagagtgagatttattattataaaattaattttttttatgtgtgtctcgtatttactcacttcTTATAAAGGGTTGTGCAGCACTTACGCATTCcacaattgtaaatattatttctctttgtaaaaatatggactctactaagaaaaaataagtttttcaaaattttctatgatgaggtctatttttttataaaaggtttgCACGAGATTTGTATTTGtgtatttggagtttgtatatatatttttctaaactaattaagtgTTGATTCATATGATCTTTGTAGTCAATTTTAGtcgttcataattttttttgtatataaaaaatgagcTGTATTTTCAAAgctaacattttatttaaatattgatgagAATGGAAAACGAGGAAATTTCCAATTGCAACTTGCAAGGGGAGTCACATGCGGAGGGCCCTAAGGCTCATAAAAGCATACAGACAGGCATTACTGCCAGCTAGTGTTGTAatcaaaaccataaaaaaatttataacaagaCTTCACTCTTCCTCCCTCTTACCACACGGTTTAAACCCTTGAATTCActtcatctcttctcaatcactttcttaactcaTGATTGCTTGTAAATTCTTCCTCTAGATTATACAACATTCCCATAAGCAatgtattttaatgattttttttttttgacctcactaatatatatatatatatatatatatattttaatgaattatgGGCACCCCtaaagcttttgtttttttagtagAAGTTAcaatgtatataattataaaatataaagccAAAAGCCcataaacaataattaaataaagagtaatgttaggctACCGCCCAGCAGTGACTTCTAGACATGCCACTTAGGCAGaactcatctttttttattttttttcttttttttaacatctttaaatatttttaaaaaataaaaaaatattaatatactaatagccacttccttaatcagtaaggaaaaaaaaattaaatatataaatagttaaaatgAGTAAGCAAAATGAGAGGACAAAGTAATATTATTCCTACCAAATATTAAACAAcctaaaaaaaagatgttgTATCCGGTCACCCAATCAAACCGATTCCATCAACCGTGTAATTAacaagggtaggtttggggggtaagatgagaattttgtgttttgttttgaagtttaaaatattaaattttaatattattattattttgagatttgaaaaatgtgtattgggattttaaaaagttaaattgtttattatattttgtatgagaatttgaaaaatgtgtaatgatgagatgagatgagatgagaattttgtgttttgtttaagccCCCAAACCTGTCCTGAATCTCTGCAAATCAGCTATTttcggttgtgtttggatgttgaagtgagttgagttgagatgataaaatattgttagaatattattttttaatattattattattttaagatttgaaaaagttgaattatttattatattttatattagaatttaaaaaaattgtaatgatgagttgagatgagttgagagatgtttagtaaccaaaaaaattgtttattatattttgaaaaagtctCCTACGCATTACGCGACCATTGAATTATCAGTCTCTCTATCGCTGTGTTCTCCGCAACTCCACGAGTCGCGCTAGAGCAATGTCGTCcgcctcttcttcttcatccgcGACCGAGGCCGAAACTCTTCGGCGCAGCCGAATTCTCAAAAGCAAGCTATACTTGGACGTTCCTCTCTCCAAGGTAAACCTATAaggctgtgtgtgtgtgtgtgtacgcgtcatatggaatttttttgtttgttttttaattaagtgtTTTGATCAATCAGGTTCCTGTTATTTACTCGGCGTCGTACGATATAGCGTTTCTTGGCATAGAGAAGCTGTAAGAactttgattttcatttttcttatactcTTTGCTGTATTCTGAGGGTTGTTAAGTATTTTATGCTTGCTTAATTAGGCTTCTTCAAGTCACCACTTCATATATTTGATTCCAAGTTTAAAAAGTGGGTTATTTGCTCAGTGGTGAAACGCGATTTGGTTCATTTTAGTTTCAATTCCTGTTTGTATGAATAGTACCGAACTTCAATCTATTGGACTTGTTTACAGATTACTATTTCTCGAGGCAAAAATGGCATTTGTGAACTCTTGGAATTGCTAAAGCCTGtagttaattaaaaacattttgtaATTGAAAGCATCGATCTTTCAAGGATCGTGTTACCAAGTTGCTCACTCCTTTAATCTTGCGGAGATTAACTACCAGCCTTACGAAAAAGAACTAGCTGTTTTATATGTTAGGCTCTGTTAGGGATGGCAATAAATAATGTTGATTTGCCGTGCAATAGATGGGAAATCAAATCATGATATTTTATCCTAGGAAAAAGCCATgctattttaaatatatgactATTTTACGCAAAAACCTTTTCGTCCATGAACAGCAGGTTCTCTTGTTATGATCTATGTGTAATACCACGTGCTATCTTAATACTTTTATGAGTAAGAGTACATTGgttctttatatattatatttttaaataggtcTATTAGTTGTGGCCCTAAAAGTAGAAATAGTATGCCATGATTTTTTGCATGCCTTGCGTGATTAGAGTGATGACCTCTGTTGGCCCCTGAAAGAGTAAAAGTTTCTGTTAAGTGTTGGGCTGGATGTGAGTTGGTAGTTATAATCCTGGCCTTGATTAAATATGGAATTATGTAGGCACCCATTTGATTCTTCTAAATGGGGTCGTGTATGTCGATTCCTCATCTCTGATGGTGCTCTGGGCAAATATTGTATCATTGAGCCTCTGGAAGCTTCAAACGAGGATCTCCTTGTGGTAATCTCCATCttagcattggcattggattcggacctatcaaataatctaaaactatgtgattttttattctatttcatatTCTTTTAGACTAATGTTACGTGTGTGCAAAATGCGTAAAGAGCAGTCATTGCGATAATGTATTAATGTAAGATGAGTGCATGCTTCGCTTTCTGTATCCATATACTAGTTGATAAGTGATTTGTTGAACAGGTACATTCAGAATCATACTTGAAAAGTCTAAAAAATAGTGCAAATGTTGCCAGTATAGTTGAGGTAATTTGTGGAACTCCATGCACCTCCAATTTATTAGCTGAAAATGCTTTCTTAGAATACTTTTTTAGAAAGTATTGAATATCACATGCTTTTCCTGAATTTactgaaaaaaaatgtttcttttgGAGGCAGCTCCATAAAGTCATGAACCTATTAAAACACTAATGCATAGGTATGGTGCTATGTGAAAGACTACAAAATAGTTTTGGTAGTGGGCGCTTTCTTATGGTTTATTGGTTTATGCTAGGTTTTGGTGGTTGCATACTGTGTTTATATGTGTTAAGATTGTAGACTAATCTGAAATCCTATACTATAGGTCCCTCCTGTTGCTCTATTTCCCAACTGTCTAGTGCAGCAGAAAGTTCTTTACCCGTTTCGCAATCAGGTAAAGTCATCATCCACTTTGGATATAATTGTcagaatttatttctttattttgccTGCAGCATAGGGTTATGTAGATCATGTTTACTGCAGGTGGGAGGGACTATTTTGGCAGCAAAGCTTGCAAAAGAGCGTGGGTGGGCTGTCAATGTAGGAGGAGGGTTTCATCACTGCTCTGGGGAAAAAGGAGGTGGATTTTGTGCTTATGCAGACATTTCTCTTTGCATCCACTATGCCTTTGTACGGTTAAATATATCAAGGTACCAGGAATTTCCATTCAGACGAAATAGATGCAGCCCTTGTGATTATAAGTTGGGGACTTTAAATTAGAGTCTGAGAAttggatatatatttcttgtcTGCAAATTTTACAGGGTGATGATAATTGATCTTGACGCACACCAAGGAAATGGCCATGAACTGGATTTTGCTGATGACAGTATGCTACTTATTTTTCCAAGCTTGGTTTTATATTTCACTCGCTTATTTGATATCAATGATGGGATTTTTACTAACAGGACGAGTCTATACACTGGACATGTACAACCCTGGAATATATCCATTTGTAAGCTGCCTGCTCTAGTTCTTATTCTTATATCTTTTGCTTACTTGTAAGGTGCCAGCTATCCTGCTGGAATGGTTTTTTGGAATTGTTTGAGGGTAGAGAGAAATCATGAATTCTATCATTGAGTAGTGCAtggttgtattttttgtttatttaatattcttgtttGTCAGGATTATGAAGCACGAAGATACATTGATCAGAAGGTTGAAGTAATGGTAAGCGGTTAATATCTCAATGTAGACTTAGATTGTAGTAGTTTTTGTCCTGAAACTACTATAATGGTTCATTTTTCCTGACTGACAACAGAGTGGAACCACAACCGATGAATACTTGAAGAAATTGGATGAGGCACTTAAGGTATATACTTGTTCCTTCTCCTGTCTCGAGCATGCTTATCGTTGATTTCCTCTTTTTCCTGCAAGATCCTCGATTGGATATAAAGCTCGGCCTATTCCATATCCCTCAAAACacaaaacagagaaaaagaaaagaaaaagtgaacaATCAATTTTCATGGCTTTGAGGTTTAATCTGTGAACAATTCTCATGgcattgaaaaagaaagtgaagaaaCCATGTGCATGGAAATTCAGCTTTAAGTTGCAATTAATTTATCCACTGTATTTCTTGCATCTTTGAGAACTCTTGTATGTGAATATTAGGTTGCTGCGAGTATGTTTGATCCTGAGTTGGTGGTTTACAATGCTGGAACTGATATTCTTGATGGAGATCCACTAGGCAGGTTGAAGGTAATTTTGGTTGGACATGTTTGGCTTGCGATAAAGTGATAGTTCTCtatttgcctttccttttcccctagtatttatttatttgtgttaAAAACAGGAATAGTTATTCACCGTATAAAAAGCACAGAAGTTGTTTCCTCTCTGTTTTCcaatttatgtttttatgtttgcTTTATTTTGCAGATCAGTCCTGATGGGATTGCCAATAGAGATGAGAAAGTTTTTAGGTTTGCTCGTGAGAGGACCATACCTATTGTCATGCTCACATCaggttcctctctctccctttctctctttctctctcattgcATAGAAGGAAGAGCGACTCATTTCAGCAATGGCCATCTCTTTATTTTAGTCATACTGCCTATATGTTTCTCTGTCTGGGAGACCACATTTCAGACATCTTGATTATGCCCTTCGCCCACAAAGTATCTAAAACTTCTTTCACCAAAAAGCATCTCAAAGCTCCTGATCATTGTAACTCTGGTACGTTTATAACtattaacaaatataaattggaaa
Protein-coding sequences here:
- the LOC109017114 gene encoding histone deacetylase 2, whose translation is MSSASSSSSATEAETLRRSRILKSKLYLDVPLSKVPVIYSASYDIAFLGIEELHPFDSSKWGRVCRFLISDGALGKYCIIEPLEASNEDLLVVHSESYLKSLKNSANVASIVEVPPVALFPNSLVQEKVLYPFRNQVGGTILAAKLAKERGWAVNVGGGFHHCSGEKGGGFCAYADISLCIHYAFVRLNISRVMIIDLDAHQGNGHELDFADDRRVYTLDMYNPGIYPFDYEARRYIDQKVEVMSGTTTDEYLKKLDEALKVAASMFDPELVVYNAGTDILDGDPLGRLKISSDGIANRDEKVFRFARERTIPIVMLTSGGYMKSSARVIADSMINLSKKCLIDMGKNAT
- the LOC118348779 gene encoding histone deacetylase 2-like, which gives rise to MSSASSSSSATEAETLRRSRILKSKLYLDVPLSKVPVIYSASYDIAFLGIEKLHPFDSSKWGRVCRFLISDGALGKYCIIEPLEASNEDLLVVHSESYLKSLKNSANVASIVEVPPVALFPNCLVQQKVLYPFRNQVGGTILAAKLAKERGWAVNVGGGFHHCSGEKGGGFCAYADISLCIHYAFVRLNISRVMIIDLDAHQGNGHELDFADDRRVYTLDMYNPGIYPFDYEARRYIDQKVEVMSGTTTDEYLKKLDEALKVAASMFDPELVVYNAGTDILDGDPLGRLKISPDGIANRDEKVFRFARERTIPIVMLTSGGYMKSSARVIADSMINLSKKCLIDMGKNAT